From Gemmatimonadaceae bacterium, the proteins below share one genomic window:
- a CDS encoding alkaline phosphatase family protein has translation MLVASVVVQACGGVAVGGRPTAEGSGTALLVVITVDQLSSDYLERYGGTFTHGFRRLLDEGAVWPRGVHDHAITETAPGHASILSGRFPVHTGISSNSQGVNTTEAPLLGATSLGASPFRFRGTAFYDWMRAADASSRALSVSRKDRGAILPIGRAKTDVYWYASNGTFTTSTYYRDALPGWVNDFNQRRAPQALAGREWPLLLESPLRYPAPDSVPREADGADVVFPHRLSTDPARAAAQLVEYPWMDSLTLAFALDGVRELALGTSNRRLDLLAVSLSTTDAVGHRYGPDSREIHDQLLRLDGYLGTFLDSLASLRGSEKLLVVLTADHGIAPYPDLRSSYYDNMLAQRVDFSRALSWVRRAMQRDGVDSMAVIYDDGFRVVDPDAFQRTGRDPDTYAQMWVEEMRRFNGVQRADMVSSLVTADTVQDRVARRWLHMFGPDDAVRAVVTLTPFSYNASVTYATHGSPHEYDARVPIIFWGAGIPAGIRPGEARVVDIAPTLAVHLGIRARERLDGRPLPLIPED, from the coding sequence ATGCTCGTGGCGAGTGTGGTCGTGCAGGCCTGCGGCGGCGTTGCGGTGGGCGGCAGGCCGACGGCCGAGGGCAGCGGCACGGCGCTGCTGGTGGTGATCACCGTTGATCAGTTGAGCAGCGATTACCTCGAACGCTACGGCGGAACCTTCACGCACGGATTCCGCCGGCTCCTCGACGAGGGCGCCGTGTGGCCGCGAGGGGTGCACGACCACGCGATCACCGAGACGGCGCCGGGGCACGCAAGCATTCTCTCCGGCCGTTTCCCCGTGCACACGGGCATCTCCAGCAACTCGCAGGGCGTGAACACCACCGAGGCGCCGCTGCTGGGCGCGACAAGCCTGGGTGCATCCCCCTTCCGCTTTCGCGGCACGGCGTTCTACGACTGGATGCGAGCCGCCGACGCGTCATCCCGCGCGCTCAGCGTCTCGCGCAAGGACCGCGGGGCGATCCTCCCGATCGGGCGGGCGAAGACCGACGTCTATTGGTACGCGTCGAACGGGACGTTCACGACCAGCACGTACTATCGGGACGCCCTGCCTGGCTGGGTGAACGACTTCAACCAGCGCCGCGCGCCGCAGGCACTCGCCGGGCGCGAATGGCCGCTGCTGCTCGAGTCGCCGCTGCGTTATCCCGCGCCCGACTCGGTGCCGCGTGAAGCGGATGGTGCAGACGTTGTGTTCCCGCACCGCCTGTCCACCGATCCGGCGCGCGCGGCGGCGCAGCTGGTCGAGTACCCGTGGATGGATTCCCTCACGCTCGCCTTTGCCCTCGACGGCGTGCGCGAGCTGGCGCTCGGGACCTCGAATCGCCGCCTGGACCTCCTCGCGGTCTCGCTGTCGACCACGGATGCCGTCGGACACCGCTACGGGCCGGATTCCCGCGAGATCCACGACCAATTGCTGCGCCTCGACGGCTACCTTGGCACCTTCCTCGACTCGTTGGCGTCGTTGCGCGGGTCGGAAAAGCTCTTGGTCGTGCTGACGGCAGACCACGGCATCGCGCCCTATCCAGACCTGCGCTCGTCGTACTACGACAACATGCTCGCACAGCGCGTGGACTTCAGTCGCGCGCTGTCGTGGGTGCGCCGGGCGATGCAGCGCGACGGCGTGGACTCGATGGCGGTCATCTACGACGACGGCTTCCGCGTCGTGGATCCTGATGCCTTCCAGCGCACGGGCCGCGACCCGGACACCTACGCGCAGATGTGGGTCGAGGAGATGCGCCGCTTCAACGGCGTCCAGCGCGCCGACATGGTGTCCAGCCTCGTCACGGCCGACACCGTGCAGGACCGTGTGGCCCGACGCTGGTTGCACATGTTCGGGCCCGATGACGCGGTGCGGGCGGTAGTGACGCTGACGCCGTTTTCGTACAACGCGTCGGTCACCTACGCGACGCACGGCTCCCCGCACGAGTACGATGCGCGGGTGCCCATCATCTTCTGGGGCGCCGGCATTCCCGCCGGCATCCGGCCGGGCGAGGCGCGCGTCGTGGACATCGCGCCCACGCTGGCCGTGCACCTCGGCATCCGGGCCCGCGAGCGACTCGACGGGCGACCGCTTCCCCTCATCCCCGAGGACTGA
- a CDS encoding aldo/keto reductase gives MRAPPPLEQRAIDRHGGATTILGLGTRRLADKGQQATIKVIREAIDLGVNVLELSPGFGDGRAERWVAMALKDGYRERVQLVWQCAAYQRDYKTSMAQLESTLALLKTDRIDLWSFHQVIYDNDPDWMYDHGGLDAAQEAREQGRARWIGFHGEKSPHIALKLLSRGFAWDVVLMPLNPFDGSFRSFERQVLPEVIRNGGAVIGTKPLAGGAIPGCRVVKVEDAYRYVWSLPVSTVLGGIDDLATLKKTVKLAAGYTPLHAGTMDAVRQKARAMAGDGRFERYKTTQEFDTAAGLAAHGY, from the coding sequence ATGCGCGCCCCGCCTCCGCTGGAGCAGCGAGCCATCGATCGCCACGGTGGTGCCACGACCATCCTTGGCCTTGGTACGCGGCGGCTGGCGGACAAGGGCCAACAGGCAACGATCAAGGTAATTCGCGAGGCAATCGACCTGGGTGTGAATGTGTTGGAGCTCTCACCGGGCTTCGGCGACGGGCGTGCCGAGCGATGGGTCGCGATGGCGCTCAAGGACGGGTACCGCGAGCGCGTGCAGTTGGTATGGCAGTGTGCCGCGTACCAGCGCGACTACAAGACGTCGATGGCGCAGCTGGAGTCGACGCTCGCGTTGCTGAAGACGGATCGGATTGACCTGTGGTCCTTCCACCAGGTCATCTACGACAACGATCCGGACTGGATGTACGACCACGGCGGCCTCGATGCGGCACAGGAAGCGCGGGAACAGGGAAGGGCGCGCTGGATCGGTTTCCACGGAGAGAAGTCGCCGCACATCGCCCTCAAGCTGCTCAGCCGCGGATTCGCCTGGGACGTGGTGCTGATGCCGCTGAACCCCTTCGACGGCTCGTTCCGCTCGTTTGAGCGACAGGTGCTGCCCGAGGTGATTCGCAATGGTGGTGCGGTGATCGGGACCAAGCCCTTGGCCGGAGGCGCGATACCTGGTTGTCGCGTGGTGAAGGTCGAGGATGCCTACCGCTACGTTTGGTCGTTGCCGGTGAGCACGGTGCTCGGTGGTATCGACGACCTCGCCACACTGAAGAAGACGGTGAAGCTCGCGGCGGGCTACACGCCCCTGCACGCCGGGACCATGGACGCCGTGCGCCAGAAGGCACGCGCGATGGCCGGCGACGGGCGATTCGAGCGCTATAAGACCACACAGGAATTCGACACGGCGGCGGGTCTCGCCGCGCACGGTTACTGA
- a CDS encoding M20/M25/M40 family metallo-hydrolase — MPSQTSLASRQARRLLALACVLFLGATPSAAQDLNGYARDHAARQRAAERAAIARPDTARAQALARALADRPHIAGTAAQARTRDLVIAALREAGLETEVREYEVWLPHTVQYGVWRVHPDPRELDLREGSVPEDPTTVAYPEYPTVNGYSGTGDVTGEVVYVNYGLIEDYAQLDSLGVSVRGKIAIARYGRSFRGIKAREAERRGALALLMYSDPADDGYARGDVYPEGPYRNSRGVQRGSVMNGAGDPTTPGYASVRGALRQPLESLPVPRIPVLPLSYGNAIELLRDVRGADIPQSWQGGLPFRYHAGPGPVRARVQVFSDSATAAYKPIWNTYGIIRGSEFPDEMVIIGAHRDAWSPGAVDNVSGTVSVVEAARAVAAQMRAGWRPRRTLVFATWDAEEWGLVGSTEYVEDDSLRLLRGAVAYLNQDVAASGPSFGGGGSPSLRGVLRDVARSVADPSGDGSVYEVWRRRARVADGAEPAMGDPGGGSDFAGFYNHLGIPHSDWGFGGGNGIYHSNYDSWTFMERFGDPGYRYHATAARIGTAMMMRLANADVLPYDYVEFAQTMRRYLAPLERGLAARGWSATPAPLAAAIDRMETAARGFASARDAALQTTLPRAQQVATNAALRDVERALTRPEGLRSRAWYRNLIYASDVDNGYGTMVFPSLNEALRYGSAESFAAELQDLVTRFDAATAAVERATRALRGGR; from the coding sequence ATGCCCTCGCAGACATCTTTGGCGTCGCGCCAGGCGCGTCGCCTGCTGGCGCTCGCGTGCGTGCTGTTTCTCGGCGCGACCCCATCGGCGGCGCAGGATCTCAATGGCTACGCGCGCGACCACGCCGCGCGGCAACGCGCCGCTGAGCGCGCCGCGATTGCCAGACCGGACACGGCACGGGCACAGGCCTTGGCGCGCGCGCTCGCCGACCGACCGCACATCGCCGGCACGGCGGCGCAGGCCCGCACGCGTGACCTGGTGATTGCCGCCCTGCGTGAGGCAGGACTGGAGACGGAAGTGCGCGAGTACGAGGTGTGGCTGCCGCACACGGTGCAGTACGGGGTGTGGCGCGTGCATCCGGATCCGCGCGAACTCGACCTACGCGAGGGATCGGTGCCGGAGGATCCGACGACAGTTGCGTATCCCGAGTATCCGACCGTGAACGGCTACAGCGGCACCGGCGACGTGACGGGCGAGGTCGTGTATGTGAACTACGGGCTGATCGAGGACTACGCGCAGCTCGACTCGCTCGGCGTCAGCGTGCGCGGCAAGATTGCGATTGCGCGCTATGGGCGGTCGTTCCGCGGCATCAAGGCGCGCGAGGCTGAACGGCGCGGCGCGCTGGCGCTCCTCATGTATTCGGATCCGGCGGACGACGGCTACGCGCGCGGCGATGTGTACCCCGAGGGCCCGTACCGCAACTCGCGCGGCGTGCAGCGCGGCAGCGTGATGAACGGTGCCGGGGACCCGACCACGCCGGGCTATGCCTCCGTGCGTGGCGCGTTGCGGCAGCCGCTGGAGTCGCTGCCGGTGCCGCGGATTCCCGTACTGCCGCTCTCGTACGGCAACGCGATCGAACTGCTGCGCGACGTGCGCGGTGCCGACATCCCGCAGTCGTGGCAGGGCGGACTCCCGTTCCGCTACCACGCCGGCCCGGGCCCAGTGCGTGCACGTGTGCAGGTCTTCAGCGACTCGGCAACGGCTGCCTACAAGCCGATCTGGAACACCTACGGGATCATCCGGGGCAGCGAGTTCCCGGATGAGATGGTGATCATCGGCGCGCACCGCGATGCCTGGAGTCCCGGGGCGGTGGACAACGTCTCGGGCACCGTGAGCGTGGTGGAAGCCGCGCGCGCCGTCGCCGCGCAGATGCGCGCCGGCTGGCGGCCACGACGCACACTGGTCTTCGCGACCTGGGACGCCGAGGAGTGGGGGCTGGTCGGCAGCACGGAGTACGTGGAGGACGACTCGCTGCGCCTCCTGCGCGGAGCGGTGGCGTATCTCAACCAGGACGTGGCCGCGAGCGGCCCGTCATTCGGCGGCGGTGGTAGTCCGTCGCTGCGCGGCGTTCTGCGTGATGTGGCGCGCAGTGTCGCCGATCCGAGCGGTGATGGATCCGTCTATGAAGTGTGGCGGCGTCGTGCGCGCGTGGCGGACGGGGCCGAGCCGGCGATGGGCGACCCGGGCGGTGGCTCGGACTTCGCCGGCTTCTACAACCACCTCGGGATCCCGCACAGCGACTGGGGCTTTGGTGGCGGCAACGGCATCTACCACTCGAACTACGACTCCTGGACGTTCATGGAGCGCTTCGGCGATCCCGGGTATCGCTACCACGCGACGGCCGCGCGCATCGGCACAGCGATGATGATGCGGCTCGCCAACGCCGACGTCCTGCCCTACGACTACGTGGAGTTCGCGCAGACGATGCGCCGCTACCTCGCGCCGCTCGAGCGTGGGCTCGCGGCGCGCGGATGGTCGGCCACGCCGGCGCCACTCGCGGCGGCGATCGATCGCATGGAAACGGCGGCGCGCGGCTTCGCGTCGGCACGTGATGCCGCGTTGCAGACCACGCTGCCGCGCGCGCAACAAGTGGCCACCAACGCCGCGCTGCGCGACGTCGAGCGCGCGCTCACGCGACCGGAGGGCTTGCGTTCGCGCGCGTGGTATAGGAATCTCATATACGCGTCAGATGTCGATAACGGCTACGGCACGATGGTTTTCCCTTCGCTGAACGAGGCGCTGCGGTATGGCAGCGCGGAAAGTTTTGCGGCGGAGTTGCAGGATCTCGTCACGCGTTTCGATGCGGCGACGGCGGCAGTCGAACGTGCCACGCGAGCGCTGCGCGGCGGGCGGTAG
- the moeB gene encoding molybdopterin-synthase adenylyltransferase MoeB encodes MTEAFDPGRYARHLSLPQVGADGQRRLHEASVLIIGLGGLGSPAALYLAATGVGRLGLVDHDRVAVHNLQRQILHGTPEIGTAKTASARARLEALNPDVRLDTWELALTRDNARGIVADYDVVIDGTDVFSTRYLVNDACVLEGKPLVHASVHRFEGQLSVFHHGDGPCYRCLHPEPPPPGSVPSCAEGGVLGVVPGILGTLQAAEAIKLILGIGTPAGGRLIVLDALSLRMREVAVARDPNCPWCARRSQRELLADYAAFCGETPPLPADARTIAPRDLAPRLLSGEILVLDVREEWELQVVSIVGAQHLPMGLVPAQQALLPRDRPIAVLCHHGTRSAMVADYLRSAGHRQVLNVSGGIDRWSVEVDPALPRY; translated from the coding sequence ATGACCGAAGCCTTCGACCCAGGGCGCTACGCGCGCCACCTCTCGCTTCCGCAGGTCGGCGCGGATGGGCAGCGTCGGCTGCACGAGGCCTCGGTACTCATCATTGGGTTGGGCGGACTGGGGTCGCCGGCGGCGTTGTATCTCGCAGCCACCGGTGTCGGTCGCCTTGGACTGGTCGACCACGATCGCGTGGCCGTGCACAACCTCCAGCGCCAGATCCTGCACGGCACGCCCGAGATCGGCACGGCGAAGACCGCCTCGGCGCGCGCGCGGCTGGAGGCGCTCAACCCGGACGTGCGCCTCGACACCTGGGAGCTCGCGTTGACGCGCGACAACGCCCGTGGCATCGTCGCCGACTACGACGTCGTGATCGACGGCACGGATGTGTTCAGTACGCGCTACTTGGTGAACGACGCCTGCGTGCTGGAGGGCAAGCCGTTGGTGCACGCGAGCGTGCACCGGTTCGAGGGCCAGCTCTCCGTCTTCCACCACGGCGACGGACCCTGCTACCGCTGTCTGCATCCGGAGCCGCCGCCGCCGGGCTCGGTGCCGAGCTGCGCGGAGGGCGGCGTGCTCGGTGTGGTGCCCGGCATTCTGGGGACGCTGCAAGCCGCCGAGGCCATCAAGCTCATTCTCGGGATCGGCACGCCTGCGGGCGGACGTCTGATTGTGCTCGACGCGCTCTCGTTGCGTATGCGCGAGGTCGCCGTCGCACGCGATCCAAACTGTCCGTGGTGCGCGAGGCGCAGCCAGCGTGAGTTGCTGGCCGACTACGCCGCCTTCTGCGGGGAAACGCCGCCGCTACCGGCAGACGCACGCACGATCGCGCCACGAGACTTGGCGCCTCGCCTGCTGAGCGGCGAGATATTGGTGCTCGATGTCCGCGAGGAGTGGGAGCTTCAGGTGGTGTCGATAGTCGGCGCCCAACACCTGCCGATGGGGCTCGTGCCCGCACAGCAGGCGCTGCTGCCGCGCGACCGTCCCATCGCCGTGCTCTGCCATCACGGAACCCGCAGCGCGATGGTCGCCGACTACCTGCGCTCCGCCGGGCACAGGCAGGTGCTCAATGTGAGCGGCGGCATCGATCGCTGGAGTGTTGAGGTGGATCCGGCCCTGCCGCGGTACTAG
- a CDS encoding alpha/beta fold hydrolase, which translates to MSAALLWTVAVVVGIWAQRTWRARRREARFRRRFPAGPDGIVLGAEPRTYEAAGRGALLLVHGYNDSPRSLERIAQALHAVGWTVRLPLLPGHGRSLEAWDDWTADQAIALLREEYEALRRSHGVVVVGGLSMGGALATWLAAEAEPDAVLLFAPMLFVPRPMQLAVSTARIWSLVTKYLAGGGGRSIRDPEARDTQISYGCSTRRSLEAVERIARGTVVRLGFVHAPVLFLQSEEDNRLPADQSRHALARLGSADRTAVWTTGAGHVLTVDYGWQALAERVAQWLTARFPALD; encoded by the coding sequence GTGTCCGCCGCGCTGCTCTGGACCGTGGCGGTGGTGGTGGGCATTTGGGCGCAGCGGACGTGGCGTGCCCGTCGGCGGGAGGCGCGCTTTCGGCGTCGATTCCCCGCCGGACCCGACGGCATCGTCCTGGGCGCCGAGCCGCGGACCTACGAGGCGGCAGGACGCGGCGCCCTTCTCCTTGTCCACGGCTACAACGACTCGCCGCGCTCGCTCGAGCGGATCGCGCAGGCACTGCATGCCGTCGGCTGGACGGTGCGCCTGCCGCTCCTGCCCGGACACGGCCGCTCGCTCGAGGCCTGGGACGATTGGACGGCGGACCAGGCCATCGCTTTGTTGCGCGAAGAGTACGAGGCGCTTCGGCGGAGCCACGGCGTGGTGGTGGTGGGCGGGCTCTCGATGGGTGGAGCCCTGGCTACGTGGTTGGCCGCCGAGGCGGAGCCGGATGCCGTACTGCTGTTTGCGCCGATGCTCTTTGTGCCGCGTCCGATGCAGCTTGCGGTGAGCACCGCGCGGATCTGGAGCCTCGTGACGAAATACCTCGCGGGCGGTGGCGGTCGCTCCATCCGCGACCCGGAGGCCAGAGACACCCAGATCTCCTACGGCTGCTCTACCCGTCGTTCGCTGGAGGCCGTCGAGCGGATTGCGCGAGGGACGGTGGTGCGGCTGGGATTCGTACACGCGCCCGTGTTGTTCCTGCAGTCCGAGGAGGACAATCGCCTGCCGGCCGACCAGAGTCGACACGCCTTGGCGCGCCTGGGATCGGCGGACCGGACCGCCGTCTGGACAACGGGGGCGGGCCACGTGCTCACGGTGGACTACGGGTGGCAGGCGCTCGCCGAGCGCGTGGCGCAGTGGCTCACGGCGCGGTTCCCTGCGCTCGATTAG
- a CDS encoding oxidative damage protection protein, translated as MAEITCKRCGATKPGFERAPFPGAIGARIVEGSCPDCWQQWLKQQTMLINHYGLNVMDPQARQFLTRNMEAFLFRTGEADAVDTSKQGTISH; from the coding sequence ATGGCCGAGATCACCTGCAAGCGTTGTGGCGCCACCAAGCCTGGATTCGAGCGGGCCCCGTTCCCGGGCGCCATCGGCGCGCGCATCGTCGAGGGCAGCTGCCCGGACTGCTGGCAGCAATGGCTGAAGCAGCAGACGATGCTGATCAACCACTACGGGCTCAACGTGATGGATCCCCAGGCGCGGCAGTTCCTGACGCGCAATATGGAGGCCTTCCTGTTCCGTACCGGCGAGGCGGATGCCGTGGACACGTCCAAGCAGGGCACGATCTCGCACTGA
- a CDS encoding cold-shock protein: MARISGTVKWFNDAKGFGFIQREGGPDVFVHFSAIQASGFKSLVEGDKVEFEIVDGQKGPQAANVTKV; this comes from the coding sequence ATGGCTCGCATCAGCGGTACCGTAAAGTGGTTCAACGACGCCAAAGGCTTCGGCTTTATCCAGCGTGAGGGTGGCCCGGACGTGTTTGTCCACTTCAGCGCCATCCAGGCGTCCGGATTCAAGTCCCTGGTGGAAGGCGACAAGGTCGAATTCGAGATTGTCGACGGCCAGAAGGGTCCACAGGCCGCGAACGTCACCAAGGTCTGA
- a CDS encoding nuclear transport factor 2 family protein has translation MKRRTNRWARIAAAALVVTLNAAVGGSPRALSAQSSEHSDAYRVVTTLFDAMRARDTAAMRAAFADGAALQSVGPNGVQRTAIDNWIGGVARAQPGLLLDERLGDPVVHVDGGLATIWVKYWFFVGDRFSHCGVDAFVLARESGSWRILSVADTRQREGCPEAPAKD, from the coding sequence ATGAAGCGTCGCACGAACCGTTGGGCCCGCATTGCCGCAGCCGCGCTCGTCGTCACACTTAACGCGGCCGTCGGTGGTTCGCCCCGCGCGTTGTCTGCGCAGTCGTCCGAGCACAGCGATGCGTACCGCGTCGTCACGACGCTCTTCGACGCCATGCGCGCCCGTGACACCGCGGCCATGCGCGCGGCGTTCGCGGACGGCGCGGCCCTTCAGTCCGTCGGCCCCAACGGCGTGCAACGCACGGCCATCGACAACTGGATCGGCGGCGTCGCGCGCGCGCAGCCTGGCCTGCTGCTCGATGAGCGCCTCGGCGATCCCGTGGTGCACGTGGATGGTGGCCTTGCCACCATTTGGGTGAAGTACTGGTTCTTCGTCGGCGATCGCTTTTCGCACTGCGGAGTCGACGCCTTCGTGCTCGCGCGCGAATCCGGCAGCTGGCGAATCCTTAGTGTCGCAGACACGAGGCAGCGGGAAGGCTGCCCGGAAGCGCCCGCGAAGGACTAG
- a CDS encoding fumarate hydratase, producing the protein MTTIRQDDFITSISDALQHISYYHPLDYIRALADAYELEQGPAAKDAIAQILTNSRMCAEGHRPICQDTGIVVVFLKVGMNVRWDATMSVQEMVNEGVRRAYLNPDNTLRASIVADPAFGRKNTRDNTPAVVHYELVPGDHVEVKLAAKGGGSENKSKFAMLNPSDSIVDWVLKTVPTMGAGWCPPGMLGIGIGGSAEKAMLMAKESLMEPIDMAQLKARGPQNKLEEMRIELHDRVNALGIGAQGLGGLSTVLDVKIFDYPTHAASKPIAMIPNCAATRHAHFHLDGSGSAKLSVPSLADWPNVTWMPDVNAKRVDLDSLTPEVVASWKAGDRLLLNGKLLTGRDAAHKRIADLFASGQSLPPGVDFTNRVIYYVGPVDPVRDEAVGPAGPTTATRMDKFTEMMLAQTGLIAMVGKAERGPAGLEAIRKHKAAYLMAVGGAAYLVSKAIRSSRVVAFEDLGMEAIYEFDVEEMPVTVAVDAAGHNVHESGPKEWQERIRALPVVSG; encoded by the coding sequence ATGACGACCATCCGCCAAGACGACTTCATCACGTCGATTTCCGACGCGCTCCAGCACATCTCGTACTACCACCCACTGGATTACATCCGTGCGTTGGCCGACGCCTACGAGCTCGAGCAAGGGCCGGCGGCCAAGGACGCCATCGCGCAGATCCTCACGAACTCGCGGATGTGCGCCGAGGGCCATCGACCGATCTGCCAGGACACGGGCATTGTCGTCGTCTTCCTCAAGGTCGGTATGAACGTGCGATGGGATGCCACGATGTCCGTGCAGGAGATGGTCAACGAAGGCGTGCGGCGCGCATACCTGAACCCGGACAACACGCTGCGCGCCAGCATCGTTGCCGATCCCGCGTTCGGCCGGAAGAACACCCGTGACAACACGCCGGCCGTCGTGCATTACGAGCTTGTGCCGGGCGACCACGTCGAGGTGAAGCTCGCGGCGAAGGGCGGCGGCTCAGAGAACAAGAGCAAGTTCGCGATGCTCAATCCCAGCGACTCCATCGTGGACTGGGTGCTCAAGACCGTCCCGACGATGGGCGCCGGCTGGTGCCCGCCGGGCATGCTGGGCATCGGGATCGGCGGCTCGGCGGAGAAGGCCATGCTGATGGCCAAGGAATCGTTGATGGAGCCGATCGACATGGCGCAGCTCAAGGCGCGCGGCCCGCAGAACAAGCTCGAGGAAATGCGCATCGAGTTGCACGACAGGGTGAACGCCCTCGGCATCGGTGCGCAGGGACTCGGCGGGCTCTCCACCGTGCTGGACGTGAAGATCTTCGACTATCCGACGCACGCGGCGTCGAAACCCATCGCGATGATCCCCAACTGCGCGGCAACCCGCCACGCGCACTTCCATCTGGATGGTAGCGGATCCGCGAAGTTGTCCGTGCCGAGCCTCGCCGACTGGCCCAATGTCACGTGGATGCCGGACGTGAACGCCAAGCGCGTGGACCTGGATTCGCTTACGCCGGAGGTCGTGGCGTCCTGGAAGGCTGGCGATCGCCTGCTCCTGAATGGAAAGCTGCTCACGGGGCGCGACGCCGCGCACAAGCGGATCGCAGACTTGTTTGCCTCTGGCCAGTCCCTGCCACCAGGCGTGGACTTCACGAACCGTGTGATCTACTACGTCGGGCCGGTGGACCCCGTGCGCGACGAGGCCGTCGGGCCCGCAGGTCCGACGACGGCCACCCGGATGGACAAGTTCACGGAGATGATGTTGGCCCAGACGGGCCTGATCGCAATGGTCGGCAAGGCGGAGCGCGGCCCCGCGGGGCTCGAGGCGATTCGCAAACACAAGGCGGCGTACCTGATGGCCGTGGGTGGCGCGGCGTATCTCGTGTCGAAGGCCATCCGGTCCTCGCGCGTGGTCGCGTTTGAGGACCTGGGAATGGAAGCCATCTACGAGTTCGACGTGGAGGAGATGCCGGTGACGGTGGCCGTCGACGCCGCGGGCCATAACGTCCACGAGAGCGGGCCGAAGGAGTGGCAGGAACGAATTCGCGCGTTGCCCGTAGTGTCGGGCTGA
- a CDS encoding PepSY domain-containing protein, producing the protein MHLAIGLAAGILIPLMSATGVLLGFERQMIAWIDGTPSVVPTEAAPMSLDDLLAAAGLERASVASVVVRANVTAPYTIRLRERGAAAVLLDPHRGGRVDANADERGRAFFAALRRWHRWVGAEAQGLRAKMKVVNGSANLVFLALVLSGLYLWWPRRWTRARLRATALPQWHRAGKVRDFNWHNSLGFWFAIPLALVIASGVFISFRWPGQVLDLALGSARERAEAAAALRGTTVAARGGAEASVAQASQERGSIAGTTTSQAAPVGARAPLERYLETARHAHPAWSQLTLTLPEGNGAVRVAVAEGNTYRPDLRWTLELDQASATLQRSSGYTDLSTARKIRAWVRFGHTGEVFGIFGQLLATIASAVGVLLVWTGYTLAWRRWRSWRQRRRRGPVMHGAVAG; encoded by the coding sequence ATGCACTTAGCTATCGGATTGGCGGCTGGAATCCTCATCCCGCTGATGAGCGCCACCGGTGTCCTTCTTGGATTCGAGCGCCAGATGATTGCCTGGATCGACGGGACGCCGTCCGTAGTTCCCACCGAGGCCGCGCCGATGTCGCTCGACGATCTCCTCGCTGCGGCTGGTCTTGAGCGAGCATCCGTCGCGTCGGTGGTGGTGCGCGCAAACGTGACGGCGCCATACACCATTCGCCTGCGCGAACGCGGTGCGGCGGCCGTACTTCTCGATCCGCATCGTGGCGGTCGTGTTGACGCCAACGCCGATGAGCGCGGGCGCGCCTTCTTCGCCGCACTGCGTCGATGGCATCGATGGGTGGGTGCGGAAGCGCAGGGGCTTCGCGCGAAGATGAAGGTCGTGAACGGCAGCGCGAACCTAGTCTTCCTCGCCTTGGTGCTGTCGGGCCTCTACCTCTGGTGGCCTCGGCGCTGGACACGCGCGCGACTGCGTGCGACTGCGCTCCCACAATGGCATCGCGCCGGCAAGGTGAGGGACTTCAACTGGCACAACAGCCTCGGGTTCTGGTTCGCCATCCCGCTCGCGCTCGTGATTGCCAGCGGCGTGTTCATCTCGTTCCGCTGGCCGGGCCAGGTGTTGGATCTGGCGTTGGGCTCTGCCCGCGAGCGCGCGGAGGCAGCTGCGGCGCTACGCGGCACGACGGTTGCGGCGCGAGGCGGGGCCGAGGCGAGTGTCGCGCAGGCGTCGCAGGAGCGCGGTTCAATCGCAGGCACGACCACGTCGCAGGCAGCGCCGGTCGGGGCACGAGCGCCGCTCGAGCGATACCTCGAGACGGCGCGCCACGCGCACCCGGCGTGGTCACAGCTCACCCTGACCCTGCCCGAGGGGAACGGCGCGGTTCGTGTCGCGGTTGCCGAAGGCAACACGTACCGGCCGGATCTGCGGTGGACGCTCGAGTTGGATCAAGCGTCGGCCACACTGCAGCGCAGCAGCGGCTACACCGATCTCAGTACAGCGCGGAAGATCCGCGCCTGGGTGCGCTTCGGCCACACGGGTGAGGTCTTCGGCATTTTCGGCCAGCTGCTCGCGACCATTGCGAGCGCGGTTGGTGTGCTGCTTGTGTGGACGGGCTATACGCTGGCTTGGCGGCGCTGGCGCTCGTGGCGCCAACGCCGCCGCCGCGGACCTGTGATGCACGGGGCGGTCGCTGGGTAG